One window from the genome of Cucumis melo cultivar AY chromosome 10, USDA_Cmelo_AY_1.0, whole genome shotgun sequence encodes:
- the LOC127151175 gene encoding regulatory-associated protein of TOR 1-like: MTGLGFEIISSSSASQVHGGLLAAGFFDGSVKLYDARIPELLVCTMRPHVQKVEKVVGIGFQPGLDSSKIVSASQAGDIQFLDIRNQRDRYLTIDAHRGSLTALAVHRHAPILASGSAKQLIKVFSLDGDQLGTIRYHQQACFHCWWNQT, translated from the exons ATGACTG gTTTAGGTTTTGAGATTATTAGCTCTAGT TCTGCTTCTCAAGTCCATGGGGGTCTTCTTGCAGCTGGTTTCTTTGATGGTTCTGTCAAGCTTTATGATGCTCGCATTCCTGAATT GCTTGTCTGCACAATGCGCCCACATGTGCAAAAAGTAGAAAAGGTTGTGGGGATTGGCTTTCAACCCGGACTTGATTCGTCGAAG ATTGTCAGTGCCTCTCAGGCTGGTGATATTCAATTTCTGGATATCAGAAATCAGAGGGATCGGTATCTAACCATCGATGCTCACAGAGGTTCACTTACAGCATTAGCCGTTCATAGACATGCTCCTATCTTAGCTAGCGGTTCAGCCAAACAGTTAATTAAGGTCTTTAGCCTAGATGGCGATCAACTAGGCACCATTAGATACCATCAACAAGCGtgttttcattgttggtggaatcagacttga